A genomic window from Trueperella bialowiezensis includes:
- the smc gene encoding chromosome segregation protein SMC codes for MHLKTLTLRGFKSFATATTLHFEPGINCVVGPNGSGKSNVVDALAWVMGEQGAKNLRGGAMADVIFAGTAKRPALGRAEVTLTIDNSDGALPIDYSEVTISRTLFRTGGSEYAINGTACRLLDIQELLSDSGMGKEMHVIIGQGKLDEVLTATPEDRRGFIEEAAGVLKHRRRKEKALRKLESMQGNLTRIEDLAAELRRQLGPLARQAATARRAQVIQAEVFDARARILADDVAQAQARLQAQAVDEEKFAAQREQLAHKLAEARAEVARLQAEADAASPHIAALTEDWQRLSSLVERFRSLGQLAMERQRSLTQAAPNTHRGESPESIRQRAQQARLEEEALAKEVRDAEDALHAVIAQRERAEAREAELTEQLAGINRTLADRRETAARLSGKIATATSRIEALTAERERVLAAVAGAEERAAQAETQVIELEQQAVAHADGDDSLSISHEEAARSQQEARDAVEHARQALVEAQAAVVEWRTKADTLELSLEPQDATAWLVGEHRAGVQGLVRDAVKISAGWEAAAEAALAGVAEGAIVKDVGAAVDALRAARQVGAGHLELLVADAHTASDPATSREAKASEALNVCGLAADQARLATDVITGESTTADALRALVAGTVLCIDLAAAQQLLDAGAPAVATMAGDVLTPSHAWGGEVQAAAILSRQAAYDDARTQQEKAQQQVEEYEIDLDNARARAEVAEQEFNSLAAELSARDSQLAAVTAQLGVLRQSVAAAHQEVERNSQRADHIDADLTARSTELDTLREQQDQLDAEPEDLAARASQLATEQTSAHKATVAARSDETEARLKLRTREERLRASSGKSDALENQAKAVEARIAQEERQAARRADAAQIADRVAADAHAALAATQELLAAVTSERHEAEAQRSTRETELSAARRYFERLQAEDRELGDVAHRQELALAEQRLKYDQLAERAISDLGMSAEVLVAEFGPHLPIKQPVEEGKEPKPDIPFVRAEQEKRLAKAERDLSRLGKINPLALEEHAALEERQRYLTEQLEDLRRSRADLLGIVKEIDERVEEVMTSALADVAREFESTFARLFPGGKGKLTLTDPDDVLTTGVDIEARPPGKRVKRLSLLSGGERSLTAIAFLVAIFKARPSPFYVMDEVEAALDDTNLSRLLGLFEELQDNSQLLIITHQKRTMEIADALYGVAMREDGVTTVISQRVKDLAT; via the coding sequence GTGCACCTGAAAACTCTGACCCTGCGTGGCTTTAAGTCGTTTGCGACTGCCACCACCCTGCATTTCGAACCGGGGATCAACTGTGTTGTGGGGCCGAACGGCTCTGGAAAATCCAATGTGGTTGATGCTCTTGCGTGGGTGATGGGTGAGCAGGGTGCGAAGAACCTGCGTGGCGGTGCGATGGCGGACGTGATTTTCGCCGGAACCGCCAAGCGGCCCGCGCTGGGCCGAGCCGAGGTGACGCTGACCATCGACAATTCGGATGGTGCGCTGCCGATCGACTACTCCGAGGTCACCATTTCCCGCACGCTGTTTCGCACGGGCGGTTCCGAGTATGCGATCAATGGCACGGCCTGCCGCCTGCTCGATATCCAAGAGCTGCTGTCCGATTCGGGCATGGGTAAAGAAATGCACGTCATTATCGGGCAGGGCAAGCTCGATGAGGTGCTCACGGCAACGCCTGAGGATCGGCGCGGGTTTATTGAGGAAGCTGCCGGGGTGCTCAAGCACCGGCGTCGTAAAGAGAAGGCTTTGCGCAAACTCGAATCGATGCAGGGCAATCTCACCCGTATTGAAGACTTAGCTGCGGAGCTGCGCCGCCAGCTTGGCCCGCTTGCTCGCCAGGCGGCGACTGCGCGGCGTGCTCAGGTGATTCAGGCTGAGGTGTTTGATGCTCGGGCGCGCATCCTGGCTGATGACGTTGCACAGGCACAGGCACGCTTGCAGGCACAGGCGGTTGACGAGGAAAAGTTTGCGGCGCAACGCGAGCAGCTGGCACACAAGCTCGCTGAGGCGCGGGCGGAGGTTGCCCGGCTCCAGGCGGAGGCGGACGCGGCAAGCCCGCATATCGCGGCGCTCACCGAGGATTGGCAACGGCTGAGTTCGCTCGTGGAGCGCTTCCGCAGCCTCGGCCAGTTGGCAATGGAACGCCAGCGTTCACTGACGCAGGCCGCACCGAATACACATCGGGGTGAATCGCCGGAGTCGATCAGGCAGCGCGCCCAACAAGCTCGACTCGAAGAAGAGGCGCTCGCGAAGGAAGTTCGCGACGCCGAGGACGCCCTACACGCCGTCATTGCTCAGCGGGAACGTGCGGAGGCTCGAGAAGCTGAGCTGACCGAGCAGCTCGCTGGGATCAATCGTACGCTCGCGGATAGGCGGGAGACCGCGGCGCGCCTGTCGGGAAAGATTGCCACGGCAACCTCTCGTATTGAGGCGCTGACCGCAGAGCGGGAGCGAGTACTCGCGGCCGTGGCTGGAGCCGAAGAGCGGGCGGCACAGGCTGAAACTCAGGTGATCGAGCTCGAGCAGCAGGCAGTGGCACACGCCGATGGCGACGATTCGCTGTCGATCTCTCATGAGGAGGCGGCGCGCAGCCAGCAGGAGGCACGCGACGCGGTGGAACACGCCCGGCAGGCGCTCGTTGAGGCGCAGGCGGCAGTGGTTGAGTGGCGTACGAAGGCCGATACGCTCGAGCTGTCGTTGGAACCGCAGGATGCGACGGCGTGGCTGGTTGGTGAACACCGGGCGGGCGTGCAGGGTTTGGTGCGCGACGCCGTGAAGATCTCGGCGGGCTGGGAGGCCGCGGCTGAGGCGGCGCTGGCCGGCGTTGCTGAAGGTGCGATCGTTAAGGATGTGGGCGCGGCAGTGGACGCGTTACGTGCGGCTCGTCAGGTGGGTGCTGGGCATCTAGAATTGCTTGTCGCGGACGCGCACACTGCGAGTGATCCGGCAACCTCCCGCGAAGCGAAAGCAAGCGAAGCGCTGAACGTCTGCGGTTTGGCAGCCGACCAGGCGCGGCTGGCCACGGACGTTATTACAGGTGAATCGACGACGGCGGATGCCCTGCGCGCGCTCGTGGCGGGCACGGTGCTGTGCATCGACTTGGCGGCGGCTCAACAATTGCTTGATGCGGGGGCTCCCGCGGTGGCCACGATGGCCGGAGACGTTCTGACACCCTCACATGCATGGGGTGGCGAGGTCCAGGCAGCTGCGATTCTGTCTCGGCAGGCCGCTTACGATGACGCCCGCACCCAGCAGGAAAAGGCACAGCAGCAGGTGGAGGAATACGAGATCGACCTCGACAACGCGCGTGCTCGCGCCGAGGTAGCAGAGCAAGAATTTAACAGTCTGGCAGCAGAACTTTCGGCGCGCGATTCACAGTTGGCTGCAGTGACGGCGCAGCTGGGCGTGCTCCGCCAATCAGTCGCGGCAGCCCATCAGGAAGTCGAGCGTAACTCTCAGCGCGCTGATCATATCGACGCAGACCTCACAGCACGCTCCACAGAATTGGACACCTTGCGTGAACAGCAAGACCAGCTCGACGCCGAACCGGAAGACCTCGCAGCTCGGGCTTCGCAGCTGGCCACCGAACAGACCAGCGCACATAAGGCCACGGTGGCGGCCAGGTCTGACGAAACAGAAGCGCGCCTGAAGTTGCGCACACGCGAGGAGCGGCTGCGGGCGTCGTCGGGAAAGTCAGATGCTCTCGAAAACCAGGCGAAAGCGGTAGAAGCCCGGATTGCGCAAGAAGAACGGCAGGCCGCGCGTAGAGCCGACGCGGCGCAGATTGCCGACAGGGTTGCAGCAGATGCACACGCCGCGCTCGCAGCCACACAAGAATTACTGGCAGCTGTCACGAGCGAACGGCACGAGGCCGAAGCTCAACGCTCTACGAGGGAAACAGAGCTATCAGCAGCGCGCCGCTATTTCGAACGACTGCAAGCGGAAGACCGCGAGCTGGGGGATGTGGCGCACCGGCAAGAGTTGGCGCTCGCCGAACAACGGCTCAAGTATGACCAGCTGGCAGAGCGAGCGATCTCCGATCTGGGAATGTCGGCCGAAGTTCTCGTGGCAGAATTCGGCCCGCACCTTCCGATCAAACAGCCAGTTGAGGAAGGTAAAGAACCGAAACCGGATATCCCGTTTGTGCGCGCCGAACAAGAAAAGCGGCTCGCGAAAGCCGAGCGTGACCTATCACGGCTCGGCAAGATCAACCCGCTTGCACTTGAAGAACACGCTGCGCTCGAAGAACGCCAACGCTACCTCACTGAGCAGTTGGAGGATCTGCGCCGTTCGCGTGCCGATCTGCTCGGAATCGTTAAAGAGATCGACGAACGAGTAGAAGAAGTGATGACGAGCGCGCTCGCGGACGTGGCACGTGAGTTCGAGAGCACGTTCGCGCGTCTTTTCCCGGGTGGCAAGGGCAAGTTGACGCTCACGGATCCGGATGACGTTCTGACCACCGGCGTCGATATTGAGGCTCGTCCGCCCGGAAAGCGGGTCAAGCGGCTGTCGCTGCTGTCTGGTGGTGAACGATCCTTGACGGCGATTGCCTTCCTTGTGGCGATTTTCAAGGCGCGCCCCTCGCCGTTCTATGTGATGGACGAGGTCGAGGCTGCTCTTGATGATACGAACCTCTCGCGCCTACTCGGACTTTTTGAGGAACTACAGGACAATTCGCAGCTGCTGATCATCACGCACCAGAAGCGCACGATGGAAATCGCCGACGCGCTCTACGGCGTGGCCATGCGCGAAGATGGCGTGACCACTGTCATATCACAGCGGGTCAAGGATCTCGCAACGTAG